In Mongoliitalea daihaiensis, one DNA window encodes the following:
- a CDS encoding LruC domain-containing protein — protein MVRYISKFILLAILSIIVACNIEPQEKPIDPNLEGYLAINPPAGFEFNTSDRVIIRVNGVFTDNSPLAGVKYEVYQGNPFDGGKKISTVLLNDQGSGSVELTLASDIQDLYLYTEFIGLPPVKKFSVNRPQTQVNIDPSVDSFDVGVDSGSNSNPGARVASIPAGFTALGSYNSNGLPSYLLPTRDKISQGIFTRLNANLPERRDLRQTSPDLLSEQYPRQLFVNEEAEVWVTFVHNGAGWRNVLGYYFYEEGQEPKTAAEIKEKTIIFPHINALSSGDKVKLRGNLPNGAFKKGTTIGWFIISDGWSNGSVNNGRALLFSNRNLNTGIANSSLREHMVFLYDQQERVMLIGWEDMPRNLSGCDHDFNDLVFYATWNPITSVEVGDYARLESKTIGDSDGDGVNDDLDEFPTDPARAFSNFYPARDTYGTFMFEDLWPSFGDYDMNDLVLGFNNREITDGQGRIKEMQMTFVIRAIGAGIKNGFGIEFPTNPTNVESVSGTRLTTGNIRLNGNGTEAGQQTAVVIVFDDATVNMPSLANVYNGNQHHLEDTIRVNVVFRFAVDKKDLGIEPFNAFLFRTGDRGIEVHLMNGKPTTLATRNYFGTRDDKSNFNSGVFYRSANGLNWALFVPESIDYPLERMDFTKGYQRFPEWAQSGGNQHKDWFRNKGDNINPNALYRRR, from the coding sequence ATGGTACGTTATATTTCAAAATTTATCCTGCTAGCAATACTTTCGATAATTGTTGCTTGTAATATAGAGCCACAGGAAAAGCCTATTGACCCAAATCTAGAAGGTTATTTAGCGATTAATCCACCAGCGGGTTTTGAATTTAATACAAGTGATCGGGTAATCATTAGAGTGAATGGAGTCTTTACAGATAATTCGCCGTTAGCGGGTGTTAAATATGAGGTATACCAAGGGAATCCATTTGATGGAGGAAAGAAAATCAGTACAGTTTTACTTAATGATCAAGGCAGTGGTAGTGTTGAGTTAACTCTCGCTTCTGATATTCAGGACTTATATTTGTATACTGAATTTATTGGTTTGCCACCTGTGAAAAAGTTTTCGGTCAACAGACCTCAAACCCAAGTTAACATTGATCCTTCGGTTGACTCCTTTGATGTGGGTGTTGATAGTGGATCAAATTCCAATCCAGGAGCTAGAGTTGCGTCTATACCGGCTGGTTTTACAGCTCTAGGTTCCTATAATTCTAATGGCTTACCTTCTTATTTGTTACCTACAAGAGATAAGATTTCTCAAGGTATATTTACTAGACTCAATGCCAACTTGCCAGAACGAAGAGATCTTCGTCAGACCAGTCCTGATCTGTTGAGTGAACAATACCCACGTCAGTTGTTTGTAAATGAAGAGGCAGAAGTATGGGTGACATTTGTTCACAACGGTGCTGGATGGAGAAACGTATTGGGATATTATTTTTATGAAGAGGGACAAGAGCCAAAAACTGCCGCAGAAATTAAAGAAAAGACCATCATTTTCCCGCATATCAATGCGCTATCATCAGGGGATAAAGTGAAACTAAGAGGGAATTTACCTAATGGAGCATTTAAAAAAGGAACAACTATTGGATGGTTTATTATATCAGATGGCTGGTCTAATGGTTCTGTAAACAATGGAAGAGCTCTATTATTTTCGAATCGCAACCTAAATACAGGTATAGCTAATTCTTCGTTGCGAGAACACATGGTGTTCTTGTATGATCAGCAAGAAAGAGTAATGTTGATTGGATGGGAAGATATGCCCCGTAATTTATCTGGTTGTGATCATGATTTCAATGACTTAGTGTTTTATGCGACTTGGAATCCAATTACCAGTGTGGAGGTAGGGGATTATGCTCGTTTGGAGAGTAAAACGATAGGAGACAGCGATGGCGATGGAGTCAACGATGATTTGGATGAGTTTCCAACAGATCCTGCTCGTGCCTTCAGTAATTTTTATCCAGCAAGGGATACTTATGGGACATTTATGTTTGAAGATTTATGGCCAAGTTTTGGTGATTACGATATGAATGACCTGGTTTTGGGATTCAATAACCGTGAAATCACAGATGGGCAGGGGCGAATCAAGGAAATGCAGATGACATTTGTTATTCGTGCTATTGGTGCAGGTATCAAAAACGGTTTTGGGATTGAATTTCCAACGAATCCTACCAACGTGGAATCCGTAAGTGGTACCCGATTGACTACAGGCAATATTCGTTTAAATGGGAATGGAACTGAGGCAGGACAGCAAACAGCAGTTGTTATTGTTTTTGATGATGCGACTGTTAACATGCCATCTTTAGCTAATGTTTACAATGGTAATCAGCATCATTTGGAAGATACTATCCGAGTAAATGTTGTCTTTAGATTTGCAGTAGATAAAAAAGATTTAGGTATTGAGCCATTCAATGCATTTCTATTTAGAACAGGTGATAGAGGTATTGAGGTACATTTGATGAATGGTAAGCCTACTACGTTAGCCACAAGGAATTATTTTGGAACCCGTGATGATAAATCAAATTTCAATTCAGGTGTATTCTATCGAAGTGCCAATGGGTTGAATTGGGCCTTGTTTGTACCTGAAAGTATTGATTATCCACTAGAAAGAATGGATTTCACCAAGGGCTATCAGCGATTCCCAGAATGGGCACAGTCAGGAGGGAATCAGCATAAGGATTGGTTTAGGAATAAGGGGGATAATATTAATCCGAATGCTTTGTATCGGAGGAGGTAA
- a CDS encoding LytR/AlgR family response regulator transcription factor, with protein MSKNEIRYLIIDDDLVSATLLRKYLKVYENLHFTGFIDNTSRALNILKNESVDLIFLDIEMPGDDGIQFLKKLELEVMIIFVTSKSKYALTAFDFNPIHFLTKPLDREKLGEAIRRVHARVQLLERQDSNTGFLIIKNKSQSVKIPYHDISLVEAAADYMFVHTSVKTYIFHITMKELLTQLPTDRFKRVHRSYIVNKNFVTKIDKSQLLVNGKEVPVGPKFKIAVEDIFSI; from the coding sequence ATGTCGAAGAATGAAATCAGATATTTAATCATAGACGATGATTTGGTTTCAGCTACCTTGTTAAGGAAATATCTTAAAGTCTATGAAAATCTACACTTTACTGGCTTCATAGATAATACTTCACGAGCTCTGAACATACTCAAAAACGAGTCGGTAGATTTGATTTTTCTAGATATTGAAATGCCTGGAGACGATGGGATTCAATTTTTAAAGAAGCTAGAGCTAGAGGTGATGATTATTTTTGTGACTTCAAAATCCAAGTATGCGCTTACTGCTTTTGATTTTAATCCCATTCATTTTCTTACGAAACCTTTGGATCGGGAAAAGCTGGGAGAGGCTATCCGAAGGGTTCATGCAAGGGTTCAGCTGTTAGAAAGGCAAGATAGCAATACAGGATTTTTAATTATCAAAAATAAAAGCCAATCCGTGAAAATTCCTTATCATGATATTTCTTTGGTAGAGGCTGCTGCCGATTATATGTTTGTTCATACTTCGGTCAAAACCTATATTTTTCATATCACGATGAAGGAGTTACTCACACAACTACCAACTGATAGGTTTAAACGCGTTCACAGAAGTTACATAGTGAATAAAAATTTTGTAACTAAAATTGATAAATCTCAACTTTTAGTCAATGGGAAAGAGGTTCCTGTAGGACCTAAATTCAAAATAGCAGTGGAAGATATTTTTTCAATATGA
- the rfbD gene encoding dTDP-4-dehydrorhamnose reductase → MQHKTILITGSNGQLGMEFRKLSQNSNHRFIFTDRKTLDFSNLVTINDFFDSKSIDIIINCAAYTAVDKAESEQEQASLINSEAVALLGKIAANRQIFLIHFSTDYVFDGKGFTPYLIDHPTHPVNFYGESKRAGEEAMQETLKLNGLILRTSWVYSEFGNNFVKTMIRLGKERDQLHVINDQVGSPTYAYDLAKFVLTNLVSFTWEGTRVYHYSNEGVCSWYDFAHAIMELKNISCTIQPIPSSQYPTPAQRPSYSVLDKSRIKEDFQVSIPHWRDSLKVCLDKL, encoded by the coding sequence ATGCAGCACAAGACTATCTTGATTACAGGATCCAATGGCCAATTGGGCATGGAATTTCGTAAATTATCTCAAAACTCCAACCATAGATTCATTTTCACGGATCGAAAAACATTGGATTTTTCAAATCTTGTAACAATCAATGACTTTTTTGATTCCAAAAGCATTGATATAATAATCAATTGTGCAGCTTATACAGCCGTGGATAAAGCCGAAAGCGAGCAAGAACAGGCTTCTTTGATCAATTCGGAGGCAGTGGCTTTACTGGGTAAAATTGCTGCAAACAGGCAGATTTTCCTCATACATTTTTCTACAGATTATGTATTTGATGGAAAAGGGTTCACCCCCTACCTGATCGATCATCCTACCCATCCAGTCAATTTCTATGGAGAAAGTAAACGTGCCGGTGAAGAGGCTATGCAAGAAACCTTGAAATTAAACGGATTGATTCTCAGAACCTCCTGGGTGTATAGTGAATTCGGTAACAATTTTGTAAAAACCATGATACGTCTAGGAAAGGAACGTGATCAGCTCCATGTTATCAACGATCAAGTCGGTAGCCCTACGTATGCTTATGATTTAGCGAAATTCGTACTCACCAATCTAGTTTCATTTACTTGGGAAGGAACGCGGGTTTACCATTACAGCAATGAAGGCGTCTGCTCTTGGTATGATTTTGCACATGCTATCATGGAGTTGAAAAATATCTCCTGTACCATCCAACCCATCCCAAGCAGCCAATATCCCACACCTGCCCAAAGACCCAGCTACTCAGTTCTGGATAAGTCCCGCATCAAAGAGGACTTTCAAGTATCAATTCCTCATTGGAGGGATTCCTTGAAAGTCTGTTTGGACAAACTTTGA
- a CDS encoding mannose-1-phosphate guanylyltransferase, with the protein MKIINVILSGGVGSRLWPLSRKSKPKQYLGIFQGQSLFQKTAARNASFCDEIIIVGNKNNYELSRKDLSSAGLTKYREIIEAMPRNTAAAIAFAAFDTQAEDILLVTPSDHLIEDQENYASCIERAITLAKEGNIVTFGLVPTKPETGFGYIEFEKETVISFREKPDTETAKEFVSSGRFLWNSGMFCFGAGVFLEELKNFEPEVYEKSWLAYQGMQDGFLPTEESAAIPSISVDYAVMERSRKIKVVSSAFQWSDMGSFESIYDYFQLQGYPVDEEGNMTIGTDLFTAFVGLKNCMFIQTEDAHLILQKEAAQDVKKIYERLEKENNSLT; encoded by the coding sequence ATGAAAATCATCAATGTAATACTATCAGGAGGAGTTGGAAGCAGATTGTGGCCTTTGTCACGAAAAAGCAAACCCAAGCAATACTTGGGTATTTTCCAAGGACAAAGTTTATTCCAAAAAACAGCTGCCCGAAATGCTTCTTTTTGTGATGAAATTATTATAGTTGGTAATAAAAATAATTATGAGCTTTCCAGAAAAGATTTAAGCAGTGCTGGCTTGACTAAGTATCGGGAAATAATTGAGGCAATGCCTAGAAATACTGCTGCAGCCATTGCATTTGCAGCATTTGACACACAAGCAGAAGATATTTTACTGGTAACACCATCAGATCATTTAATTGAAGACCAAGAAAACTATGCATCCTGTATTGAGCGAGCCATCACCCTCGCCAAAGAAGGAAACATAGTGACGTTTGGCCTAGTACCTACGAAACCGGAGACAGGATTTGGGTACATAGAATTTGAAAAAGAAACCGTTATTAGTTTCCGTGAAAAACCAGATACAGAGACCGCGAAAGAATTTGTCAGCTCAGGCAGGTTTTTATGGAATTCAGGAATGTTCTGTTTTGGTGCAGGTGTATTTTTGGAAGAACTCAAAAATTTTGAACCTGAGGTATATGAAAAATCATGGCTAGCCTATCAAGGCATGCAAGATGGTTTTTTACCGACAGAGGAAAGTGCCGCAATCCCGTCCATTTCTGTGGATTACGCAGTTATGGAGCGATCTAGAAAAATCAAAGTCGTTTCATCTGCGTTTCAATGGTCAGATATGGGTTCCTTTGAATCCATCTACGACTATTTTCAATTACAGGGTTATCCAGTCGATGAGGAAGGAAATATGACGATTGGTACAGACCTATTTACCGCTTTTGTAGGATTAAAAAATTGTATGTTTATCCAAACTGAAGATGCGCACCTCATTCTCCAAAAAGAGGCAGCACAAGATGTTAAAAAAATATACGAGCGCTTAGAAAAAGAAAACAACTCATTGACATGA
- a CDS encoding Gfo/Idh/MocA family protein, protein MKPIRILVVGCGNMGASHALAYHQMKEFEICGLVARGDSKVKLNDALKANYPLFDEFHLALKSTKPDAVSISTYPDTHEDYAIAALQAGCHVFVEKPLAASVIGAKRVIQAAKESNKKVVVGYILRHHPSWERFIEEAQKLGKPLVMRMNLNQQSQGFMWDVHKNLMKSLSPIVDCGVHYIDVMCQMTRSKPISVSAIGARLTEEIPADNYNYGQLQIRFDDGSVGWYEAGWGPMVSDNAFFIKDVFGPKGAVSIVAKEASGTGKSDTIAAHTSTEQIKIHHAAINKANNFTQSDEWIDLRDEPDHHELCRREQLFFQHAIIQDLDLHDHLQDALNSLTIAFACDESIRTGKTILIE, encoded by the coding sequence ATGAAACCAATTCGCATTTTAGTAGTGGGATGTGGGAATATGGGAGCTTCCCATGCACTAGCATATCATCAGATGAAAGAATTTGAAATCTGTGGTCTAGTAGCACGTGGAGATAGTAAGGTGAAATTAAACGATGCTCTTAAAGCAAACTACCCTTTATTTGATGAGTTTCACCTTGCACTGAAAAGTACTAAACCAGATGCGGTTTCTATCTCTACTTACCCTGACACACACGAAGACTATGCTATTGCTGCTTTACAAGCGGGGTGTCATGTATTTGTGGAAAAACCCTTGGCAGCTTCCGTTATAGGAGCTAAACGGGTCATCCAAGCCGCAAAAGAATCGAATAAAAAGGTTGTAGTTGGATATATCTTGAGGCACCACCCTTCCTGGGAGCGGTTTATTGAAGAAGCACAAAAGCTTGGTAAACCCCTGGTCATGCGGATGAATTTGAATCAACAAAGTCAAGGTTTCATGTGGGATGTGCATAAAAACCTCATGAAGTCTCTAAGTCCTATCGTAGACTGCGGTGTGCACTACATCGATGTGATGTGTCAAATGACTCGCTCGAAACCCATTTCTGTATCTGCTATTGGTGCTCGGTTAACCGAAGAAATACCTGCAGATAATTACAATTATGGGCAACTTCAAATTCGCTTCGACGATGGATCTGTTGGTTGGTACGAAGCGGGTTGGGGTCCAATGGTGTCGGATAATGCCTTTTTTATCAAAGATGTATTTGGCCCAAAAGGCGCTGTTTCGATCGTAGCTAAAGAAGCCTCCGGCACAGGTAAATCTGATACAATAGCAGCACATACAAGCACGGAACAAATTAAAATCCACCATGCTGCTATCAACAAAGCAAATAACTTTACCCAATCAGATGAATGGATAGATCTTAGAGATGAACCTGATCATCATGAGCTTTGCAGGCGAGAACAGCTATTTTTTCAACATGCAATCATACAAGATTTAGATCTTCATGATCATTTACAAGATGCATTAAATAGTCTTACCATAGCGTTTGCATGTGATGAATCCATACGAACAGGAAAAACTATCCTGATTGAATGA
- a CDS encoding ATP-binding protein — protein sequence MKKFNDPILQALPFPLWEEDFSEIKSLLITEGVWGLGSFDFKEKLQSNAELVQACMQRLNIIHVNEACLKLYQIDTVEALDQFFLKNFATHFQESFIEELLQLNEGKKEFNVISRLSTFEKTWKSIRLDFVVMEEDLKRVIVQITDISKEVEAKNHIESLVIRNQMALKTTGASAWEWDFITDEVFWSDEYYALFGIDASQSKYGYPEWLEKIHVDDRSAVVESLNQALQTKTEYWEMEYRMSIPSNKYIYVRDRGTIILNKEGERVKMIGAVHDITEEKNNLNQLIQQNKFIEAVLENIPMGVAANFIDSGKVKLMNQNFTKIYGWSKEELTDVQTFFNNVYPNEEYREEIKEKILADIASGDLDRMKWQGIEITTKAGQKRMVSATNFSLPDENLMISTVIDETDLYKANKELEQFAYIASHDLQEPLRMISGFLSLLEKKYQHQLDEKALSYIKFAVDGSNRMKEMINNLLTYARVSKKPEKADYLTITEVIEDTLEMLQVLIKENQANITYNQTLPVVKYPKSLLIQIFQNLLTNAIQNKREGISPRVHIDAVTTEKAIVFEVKDNGQGIPIEKQESVFQLFQSYGSNGSVKKRGIGLAICKKIIEKSGGKIWVTSDGKTGSSFFFSIDHSY from the coding sequence ATGAAAAAATTTAATGATCCCATTCTCCAAGCATTACCTTTTCCACTATGGGAAGAAGATTTTTCTGAAATAAAAAGTTTACTCATTACTGAAGGAGTTTGGGGCTTAGGTAGTTTTGATTTTAAAGAAAAACTCCAATCGAATGCTGAACTTGTTCAAGCATGTATGCAACGCCTGAATATCATCCATGTAAATGAAGCATGCCTTAAACTATATCAGATAGATACAGTAGAGGCTTTAGATCAGTTTTTTCTAAAAAATTTTGCTACCCATTTTCAAGAATCCTTCATTGAAGAGCTTCTCCAACTCAACGAAGGTAAAAAAGAATTTAATGTCATAAGTAGACTTTCAACGTTTGAGAAGACTTGGAAAAGTATTCGATTGGATTTTGTTGTTATGGAAGAGGATCTAAAACGAGTGATCGTCCAAATTACCGATATCAGCAAAGAGGTAGAGGCAAAAAACCATATTGAGTCTTTGGTTATTCGGAATCAAATGGCACTTAAAACCACCGGAGCCTCAGCATGGGAGTGGGATTTCATCACAGATGAAGTCTTTTGGAGTGATGAGTACTATGCATTATTTGGGATTGATGCTTCACAATCCAAATATGGTTACCCAGAGTGGTTAGAAAAAATACATGTAGATGATCGTTCTGCAGTTGTTGAAAGCTTAAACCAAGCCCTACAAACAAAAACTGAGTATTGGGAGATGGAATATCGAATGAGTATTCCTTCAAACAAGTATATTTACGTGAGAGACCGCGGTACTATAATTCTCAATAAAGAAGGGGAACGTGTAAAAATGATAGGTGCCGTACATGATATTACTGAAGAAAAAAACAATCTGAATCAGCTTATTCAGCAAAACAAATTTATTGAGGCTGTCCTTGAAAACATCCCTATGGGAGTTGCGGCTAATTTCATAGACTCCGGGAAAGTGAAATTAATGAACCAAAACTTCACAAAAATTTATGGATGGAGTAAGGAGGAATTAACTGACGTTCAAACATTTTTTAACAATGTCTATCCAAATGAGGAATACAGGGAGGAGATAAAGGAAAAAATATTAGCCGATATAGCATCGGGCGACTTAGATAGAATGAAGTGGCAGGGAATTGAAATCACTACCAAAGCTGGACAAAAGAGAATGGTCAGTGCCACTAATTTTTCACTACCGGATGAAAATTTAATGATTTCAACAGTGATCGATGAAACTGATCTTTACAAAGCCAATAAAGAGCTAGAGCAATTTGCCTACATCGCTTCTCACGATCTTCAAGAGCCCCTACGGATGATTTCTGGTTTTCTCTCATTGCTTGAAAAAAAATATCAGCATCAATTGGATGAAAAGGCATTATCTTACATCAAGTTCGCAGTAGACGGTTCCAATAGGATGAAAGAGATGATCAATAACCTATTAACCTACGCTAGGGTCAGTAAAAAACCAGAAAAAGCTGATTATCTAACTATCACAGAAGTAATTGAAGATACACTGGAAATGCTTCAAGTATTGATCAAAGAAAATCAAGCTAACATTACCTACAATCAAACCCTACCTGTTGTCAAATATCCAAAAAGTCTATTGATTCAGATTTTTCAAAACTTACTTACGAATGCAATTCAAAATAAAAGAGAGGGTATCTCTCCTCGGGTACATATAGATGCAGTAACTACCGAGAAAGCAATCGTCTTCGAAGTGAAAGACAATGGCCAAGGAATACCTATTGAGAAGCAAGAAAGTGTTTTTCAATTATTTCAAAGTTACGGCTCTAATGGAAGTGTAAAAAAAAGAGGTATAGGCTTAGCAATCTGTAAAAAAATCATTGAAAAATCAGGAGGCAAAATTTGGGTAACATCTGATGGGAAAACTGGCTCAAGTTTTTTCTTTAGCATTGATCATAGTTATTAA
- a CDS encoding ATP-binding protein, whose amino-acid sequence MKTKDFIEATYKIPVMTGIVSFLISLVLTQFITYRDYEINQNLEQQQVIQEAQIIEKKINTILNQAYAAASTLQIAYELMEKDTVALNNKAAQILEMFPSLDIIQLVVGGEITYVYPLVGNEVVIGYNILDDPKTSREAALAIERKKMFFAGPFELKQGGEAIVGRLPIFKNNQFWGFSVAIIKMESFQYLLRDTHQLEELYYIQFSKIKPNETDAQDFLPIPADVDTYNGYKFIDSISDGDWLLTIQLKKSNAFQPILFSFILRILLSISLGIAAYFLAKQPKILEDKVAKATRRWKRSNKRFQIATKATSDFIWDWSLTSGRVYRSENFEKLFGYPLTVFTNDTNFWNDHIHPDDLQRVLKHLNKVKSSKETYWEEEFRFLKSNGQYAYVVDKGIILRDKEGNPIRIIGATQDITKAKNYERQLIKEKELLNSLLDHLAEGIIMLNFAGKITLSNKKARDLLQINQNTLDFREIISLNEFLSVPAYQLLIRDQNPLVCILKGEKVRNVELAIQRANGPIHVLVSGEQFTVDEREKVNILIVLHDISDIREKEVDLAHISEELKVRAEALELSNQELERFAYVTSHNLQEPLRMVGSFLKLINTKYGALLDEKGRSYIQYAIEGADRMKQLIMDVLDYSLADIGDEQTDLSLQTLIEEVKILERSKIQETHASITCDQSLEFRGDKIQIRQLLQNLINNSLKFKKGSESLQIWISGESKENYWLIKVQDNGIGIKETIRKKIFNIFEKDQEHDNHSGFGVGLAICKKIIAKHNGKIWIESKENMGTTVYFTIEK is encoded by the coding sequence TTGAAAACCAAAGACTTTATAGAAGCTACTTATAAAATTCCTGTCATGACAGGAATTGTGAGTTTTTTAATCTCTTTGGTGCTTACCCAATTCATTACCTATCGAGACTATGAAATCAATCAAAATCTCGAACAGCAGCAAGTAATCCAAGAAGCTCAAATTATTGAAAAGAAAATCAATACCATATTGAATCAAGCCTATGCAGCAGCATCTACATTGCAAATAGCTTACGAATTGATGGAAAAAGATACAGTCGCTCTAAACAATAAAGCTGCTCAAATCTTGGAGATGTTCCCCTCTTTAGATATCATACAGTTAGTTGTTGGGGGAGAAATCACGTATGTGTACCCATTGGTAGGAAATGAAGTAGTGATTGGTTACAATATTTTGGATGATCCTAAAACTTCACGAGAAGCAGCATTAGCGATCGAACGAAAGAAAATGTTTTTTGCAGGGCCATTTGAGTTAAAGCAAGGAGGAGAAGCCATTGTAGGGCGTTTACCAATATTCAAAAACAATCAATTTTGGGGTTTCAGTGTAGCAATCATCAAAATGGAATCATTTCAATATCTATTACGTGATACGCATCAACTTGAGGAGCTCTATTACATACAGTTTTCTAAAATCAAACCCAACGAAACAGATGCTCAAGACTTTTTGCCAATTCCTGCAGATGTCGATACCTATAATGGCTATAAATTTATAGACTCCATTAGTGATGGAGATTGGCTACTTACTATACAGCTAAAAAAATCCAACGCTTTCCAACCTATACTTTTTTCATTCATACTTCGTATACTCTTATCCATTAGTCTAGGCATTGCTGCCTATTTCCTGGCTAAACAGCCAAAGATTTTAGAAGATAAAGTGGCTAAAGCTACGCGCCGGTGGAAAAGAAGTAATAAACGTTTTCAAATTGCCACAAAAGCTACTTCTGATTTCATTTGGGATTGGTCACTTACTTCCGGGCGAGTATATAGATCCGAAAATTTTGAAAAATTATTTGGTTATCCCTTGACTGTATTTACCAATGATACAAATTTCTGGAATGACCACATTCATCCGGATGATTTACAACGGGTCCTCAAACACCTCAACAAAGTTAAATCATCGAAAGAAACCTACTGGGAAGAAGAATTTAGATTTTTGAAAAGTAACGGTCAATATGCTTATGTGGTGGATAAAGGAATCATTCTACGGGATAAAGAAGGGAATCCCATAAGAATTATTGGTGCAACGCAGGATATCACAAAAGCAAAAAATTACGAAAGACAGTTAATTAAAGAAAAAGAGTTGTTAAACTCTTTGTTGGATCATCTTGCGGAAGGCATAATTATGCTCAATTTTGCAGGCAAAATAACCCTGAGCAATAAAAAGGCAAGGGACTTACTGCAGATAAACCAAAATACGCTAGATTTTAGAGAAATTATTTCACTTAATGAATTTCTGAGCGTACCAGCATATCAACTTCTTATTCGAGACCAAAATCCATTGGTTTGTATTCTCAAAGGTGAAAAAGTCAGAAATGTTGAACTGGCTATTCAAAGAGCAAATGGTCCTATACATGTGTTAGTTTCTGGGGAACAGTTTACCGTTGATGAACGAGAAAAAGTCAATATCCTCATTGTTTTACATGATATATCAGATATACGTGAAAAAGAAGTTGATTTAGCGCATATAAGTGAGGAGTTAAAAGTTAGGGCTGAAGCTCTCGAGCTTTCAAACCAAGAACTTGAGCGATTTGCTTATGTTACTTCCCATAATCTCCAAGAACCGCTCCGCATGGTTGGTAGTTTTTTAAAGTTGATTAATACAAAATATGGAGCTCTTCTGGACGAAAAGGGAAGGTCTTACATACAGTATGCAATCGAGGGGGCTGATAGAATGAAACAACTCATTATGGATGTGCTGGATTATAGCTTGGCAGATATTGGAGACGAGCAGACCGATTTGTCTTTGCAAACGTTGATCGAGGAAGTTAAAATATTAGAACGCTCAAAAATCCAAGAAACACATGCCTCGATTACTTGTGATCAATCTTTAGAATTTAGAGGAGATAAAATTCAAATCAGACAATTACTTCAAAACCTCATCAACAATTCCTTGAAATTTAAAAAGGGTTCTGAGAGCCTGCAAATATGGATTAGTGGTGAATCCAAAGAAAATTATTGGTTAATTAAAGTGCAAGATAATGGAATAGGAATCAAAGAAACTATCCGAAAGAAAATATTCAATATCTTCGAAAAGGACCAAGAGCACGATAATCATAGCGGTTTTGGAGTAGGTTTAGCGATATGTAAAAAGATCATTGCCAAGCATAATGGAAAGATTTGGATTGAGTCTAAAGAAAATATGGGAACTACGGTGTACTTTACGATAGAAAAATAA